A region from the Gemmatimonadales bacterium genome encodes:
- the rsfS gene encoding ribosome silencing factor, whose product MNPRLPEGLRSALDAIEDLKAVQPVVLDLRGLSNATDFFVIASGTSDAHVRGIAEHVMEKLHKQGHRTHHVEGLPGGRWVLLDFVDFVVHLFHPETRSFYQLERLWGDAPELLIRSS is encoded by the coding sequence GTGAACCCGCGCCTGCCGGAAGGGCTCCGGTCGGCGCTGGATGCGATCGAGGACCTGAAGGCCGTCCAGCCGGTGGTGCTCGATCTCAGGGGTTTGAGCAACGCCACCGATTTCTTCGTGATCGCCTCGGGCACCTCCGATGCGCATGTCCGCGGCATCGCGGAGCACGTGATGGAAAAGCTGCACAAGCAGGGACATCGCACGCATCACGTCGAGGGACTGCCGGGCGGCCGGTGGGTCCTGCTTGATTTCGTGGACTTCGTCGTCCACCTCTTCCACCCGGAGACCCGCTCGTTCTACCAGCTCGAGCGCCTCTGGGGCGATGCACCGGAGCTTCTGATTCGCTCTTCCTGA